From a single Rhodospirillaceae bacterium genomic region:
- a CDS encoding B12-binding domain-containing protein: MSDDDDLVLSELNDEELVEQMHDDLYDGLKEEIEEGVNILLERKWQPYSILTEALVEGMRIVGIDFRDGILFVPEVLQSANAMKAGMFILRPLLAETGAPRVGKMVIGTVKGDIHDIGKNLVSMMMEGAGFEVVDIGIDNPVENYLAAIEEHEPDILGMSALLTTTMPYMKVVIETLKEKGIRDDYTVLVGGAPLNEEFAQAVGADAYCPDAAVAVEIAKDFMKRRHNLLGGATIN; this comes from the coding sequence ATGTCCGACGACGACGATCTCGTTCTCAGCGAACTGAACGACGAGGAACTGGTCGAGCAGATGCACGACGACCTCTACGACGGTCTCAAGGAAGAGATCGAAGAGGGCGTCAACATCCTGCTCGAGCGAAAATGGCAGCCCTATTCGATCCTGACCGAAGCGCTGGTCGAAGGCATGCGCATCGTCGGGATCGATTTCCGCGACGGCATCCTTTTCGTGCCCGAAGTGCTGCAATCGGCGAATGCGATGAAGGCCGGCATGTTCATTCTCCGGCCGCTGCTCGCCGAGACCGGCGCGCCGCGGGTCGGCAAGATGGTGATCGGCACCGTCAAGGGCGACATCCACGACATCGGCAAGAATCTCGTGTCGATGATGATGGAGGGCGCCGGCTTCGAGGTGGTCGATATCGGCATCGACAATCCGGTCGAAAATTATCTCGCGGCCATCGAGGAGCACGAGCCCGATATTCTCGGCATGTCGGCGCTGCTGACGACGACGATGCCGTATATGAAGGTCGTGATCGAAACCTTGAAAGAGAAGGGCATTCGCGACGACTATACCGTCCTGGTCGGCGGCGCCCCGCTGAACGAGGAATTTGCCCAGGCGGTGGGCGCCGACGCCTATTGCCCCGATGCCGCGGTCGCCGTGGAAATCGCCAAGGATTTCATGAAGCGCAGGCACAACCTCCTCGGCGGCGCGACGATCAACTGA
- a CDS encoding DUF1638 domain-containing protein → MAPDSALTLAGRRKAGTVVIACGALAREIVHFRDMNAVPAFDVACIPAWLHNAPQLIPDRVREKIRECRSAYDRILVAYADCGTGGLLDRVLDEEGVERIEGPHCYAFYAGQAAFDALAEAETGTFYLTDYMVRHFDRLIVEGLGLDRHPELRDDYFRHYTRCLYIAQTRDAGLQVKAQAAAARLGLGYAYRYVGYGELEEFLSRATVPTPDRGA, encoded by the coding sequence GTGGCGCCGGATAGCGCCCTGACTCTCGCCGGACGCCGCAAGGCTGGCACGGTAGTGATCGCCTGCGGCGCACTCGCACGGGAGATCGTGCACTTCCGGGACATGAACGCGGTTCCCGCGTTCGACGTCGCCTGCATTCCGGCCTGGCTCCACAACGCGCCGCAGCTGATTCCGGACCGGGTTCGCGAGAAAATCCGTGAGTGCCGCTCGGCCTACGACCGCATTCTCGTCGCCTACGCCGACTGCGGCACCGGCGGACTGCTCGACAGGGTGCTCGACGAAGAGGGCGTGGAGCGGATCGAAGGCCCGCACTGCTATGCCTTCTACGCCGGCCAGGCGGCGTTCGACGCGCTTGCCGAAGCCGAAACCGGCACTTTTTACCTGACGGACTACATGGTCCGCCACTTCGACCGGCTGATCGTGGAGGGCCTCGGCCTCGACCGCCATCCCGAATTGCGGGACGATTATTTCCGGCATTACACCCGCTGCCTCTATATCGCCCAGACCCGCGACGCCGGGCTCCAGGTCAAGGCGCAGGCGGCGGCGGCCAGGCTGGGCCTGGGCTACGCCTACCGCTATGTCGGCTACGGCGAACTGGAAGAATTCCTGAGCCGGGCCACTGTTCCGACGCCGGATCGAGGAGCCTGA
- a CDS encoding enoyl-CoA hydratase/isomerase family protein yields the protein MSGNRYDAYERLIFDRPADGVLRVTMHNPDNPMNSVDAKMHEELVAVWPDIDADRDVGAVILRGAGRAYSAGGDFGMIDGIIGDHGYRMRAMKEARDLVYNVIACCRPTIAAMHGVAVGAGLAAGMVCDVTIATKSCRIIDGHTALGVAAGDHAVISWPLLCGMAKAKYYLMTCETLTGEEAERIGLISLAVEEDALEAEALRVATRLAGGARTAISHTKMALNNWYRMNGPSFDASLGYEFLAWDGPEAQEGLAALKEKRKPKFGRMPV from the coding sequence ATGTCCGGAAACCGCTACGACGCCTACGAACGCCTGATATTCGACCGGCCGGCCGATGGCGTGCTGCGGGTCACGATGCACAATCCGGACAACCCTATGAATTCCGTCGATGCGAAGATGCACGAGGAACTGGTCGCAGTCTGGCCCGACATCGATGCTGACAGGGATGTCGGCGCGGTCATTCTGCGCGGCGCCGGCCGGGCCTATTCGGCGGGCGGCGACTTCGGCATGATCGACGGGATCATCGGCGACCACGGCTACCGCATGCGCGCGATGAAAGAGGCGCGCGACCTCGTCTACAACGTTATCGCCTGTTGCCGGCCGACGATCGCCGCGATGCACGGCGTCGCCGTCGGCGCAGGCCTCGCGGCCGGCATGGTCTGCGACGTCACCATCGCCACGAAGAGCTGCCGCATCATCGACGGCCACACCGCCCTCGGTGTCGCGGCGGGCGATCATGCGGTCATCAGTTGGCCCCTGCTGTGCGGCATGGCCAAGGCGAAATACTACCTGATGACCTGCGAAACGCTGACCGGCGAGGAGGCGGAGCGGATCGGCCTGATCTCGCTGGCCGTCGAGGAAGACGCCCTGGAGGCCGAGGCGCTGCGCGTCGCCACGCGGCTCGCCGGCGGCGCCCGCACCGCGATCAGCCATACAAAGATGGCGCTCAACAACTGGTACCGTATGAACGGCCCGAGCTTCGACGCCTCGCTGGGCTACGAATTCCTCGCCTGGGACGGCCCGGAGGCGCAGGAAGGCCTCGCTGCGCTGAAAGAGAAACGCAAGCCGAAATTCGGCAGGATGCCGGTGTAG
- a CDS encoding CbtA family protein — MFTRILVSALFAGFLTGLVAALLQLVFVQPVLLHAELYESGTLNHFGDGGEGTAAIPGIDLERDGLSVLFTTLTYTGYAFLLVAAMALAEDRGVRIAVRQGLVWGIAGFMAVQLAPAFGIPPELPGSAAAEIGPRQTWWFGAVGATAAGLALIAFGRTWALRGVAALLILAPHLVGAPHPDEFIGPTPPELAGLFAARALGTGLVAWSLLGLLAAYFWQRESKRAEGMAQAV, encoded by the coding sequence ATGTTTACCCGCATATTGGTCAGCGCGCTGTTCGCTGGCTTTCTGACCGGGTTGGTCGCGGCCCTGCTCCAACTCGTCTTCGTCCAGCCGGTGCTGCTGCATGCCGAACTGTATGAGAGCGGCACGCTGAACCACTTTGGCGACGGCGGGGAGGGCACTGCGGCCATTCCCGGCATCGACCTGGAGCGCGACGGGCTGAGCGTGCTGTTCACGACCCTGACCTATACCGGCTACGCCTTCCTGCTGGTCGCCGCCATGGCGCTGGCCGAGGACCGCGGCGTCCGCATCGCCGTCCGGCAGGGGCTGGTCTGGGGCATCGCCGGTTTCATGGCGGTCCAGTTGGCCCCGGCGTTCGGCATTCCGCCGGAACTGCCGGGCTCCGCGGCGGCGGAGATCGGTCCGCGCCAGACCTGGTGGTTCGGCGCCGTCGGCGCGACTGCGGCCGGCCTGGCGCTGATCGCGTTCGGCCGCACCTGGGCGCTCCGGGGCGTCGCCGCCCTGCTTATCCTGGCGCCGCACCTTGTCGGCGCGCCGCACCCGGACGAATTCATCGGCCCGACGCCGCCGGAACTGGCTGGCCTTTTCGCCGCCCGGGCCCTCGGCACCGGCCTCGTCGCCTGGAGCCTGCTCGGCCTCCTCGCCGCCTACTTCTGGCAACGCGAAAGCAAGCGCGCAGAGGGGATGGCGCAGGCGGTGTGA
- a CDS encoding virulence factor, with amino-acid sequence MAKLQIIYWRDIPAQIIVSAGRKKARRQLDVRFEKAIDRAAIRAKLHGTDDYLEQWRRSAPVDCGDDLEAAAADAAGRIEQEYPEDRVERIVRSNGVDDTAR; translated from the coding sequence GTGGCGAAGCTCCAGATCATCTACTGGCGCGACATCCCCGCCCAGATTATCGTGTCGGCCGGCCGGAAAAAGGCGCGCCGGCAACTGGATGTGCGGTTCGAGAAGGCGATCGACCGGGCCGCCATCCGCGCCAAGCTGCACGGCACCGACGACTATCTCGAACAGTGGCGCCGCAGCGCGCCGGTCGATTGCGGCGACGATCTGGAAGCCGCGGCGGCCGATGCTGCCGGGCGCATCGAACAGGAGTATCCCGAAGACCGGGTCGAACGGATCGTCCGGTCGAACGGCGTCGACGATACGGCCCGCTAG
- a CDS encoding CbtB-domain containing protein — protein sequence MTAQTQSRTGISAKLAAIALSAFIGLAIVTLAGHVQTAALHDAAHDSRHAMGFPCH from the coding sequence ATGACTGCCCAAACCCAGAGCAGGACCGGAATTTCGGCGAAGCTCGCCGCCATCGCGCTGTCCGCCTTCATCGGCCTGGCGATCGTCACGCTCGCCGGCCATGTGCAGACGGCCGCCCTGCATGACGCGGCGCACGATTCGCGCCACGCCATGGGCTTCCCCTGCCACTAG